In Euphorbia lathyris chromosome 9, ddEupLath1.1, whole genome shotgun sequence, the following are encoded in one genomic region:
- the LOC136205183 gene encoding replication factor C subunit 3 yields the protein MLWVDKYRPKTLDQIMAHEDIALNLKKLVAEQDFPHLLFYGPSGAGKKTLIMALIRQIFGPSAEKVKVENRTWKIDAGSRTIELEVTMLSSTNHIELSPADAGFQDRYLVQELIKDMANRPIDAKGKKGYKVLVLNEVDKLSREAQHSLRRSMEKYSSSCRLILCCNGSSKVIEAIHSRCLNVRINAPSEEQIVKILEFIGKKEGLQLPPGFAGRVAEKSNRSLRRAILSFETCRVQQYPFTSNQAIPPMDWEEYVSEIASDIMREQSPKRLFQVRGKLYELLINCIPPQIILKRLLYELLKKLDEELKHEVSHWAAYYEHRMRLGQKAIFHLEAFVAKFMSIYKAFLIETFG from the exons ATGTTGTGGGTGGACAAGTACAGACCTAAAACCCTTGACCAGATTATGGCCCATGAAGACATTGCCCTAAACCTCAAGAAGCTG GTCGCGGAACAAGATTTTCCGCATTTGCTCTTCTATGGTCCCTCTGGTGCTGGCAAGAAAACCCTAATCATGGCTCTTATTCGTCAGATTTTTGGTCCCAGTGCTGAAAAG GTGAAGGTGGAAAATAGGACTTGGAAAATCGAT GCTGGAAGTAGGACTATTGAACTGGAGGTTACCATGCTGTCAAGCACAAATCACATTGAGCTGAGTCCTGCTGATGCAGGCTTTCAGGACAGATATCTAGTACAAGAGCTAATTAAGGACATGGCTAATCGTCCCATTGATGCAAAAGGGAAAAAAGGATATAAAG TACTAGTGCTTAATGAGGTTGACAAGCTTTCAAGAGAAGCACAACATTCTCTTCGTAGATCTATGGAGAAATACAGTTCCTCTTGCCGGTTGATTCTATGCTGCAATGGTTCTTCAAAGGTTATCGAAGCGATTCACTCTCGTTGTCTGAATGTGCGAATAAATGCACCTTCAGAGGAACAG ATTGTTAAGATATTGGAATTCATTGGGAAGAAAGAAGGGCTGCAACTTCCTCCTGGATTTGCTGGCCGTGTAGCTGAAAAATCAAATCGCAGTTTGAGGAGAGCTATACTGTCATTTGAGACTTGCCGTGTCCAGCA GTATCCTTTTACAAGTAATCAAGCCATACCTCCTATGGACTGGGAGGAATATGTTTCTGAAATAGCATCTGATATAATGAGGGAGCAGAGTCCTAAAAG GCTTTTTCAAGTTCGAGGAAAGTTGTATGAACTACTTATTAATTGTATTCCTCCTCAGATAATTTTGAAG AGATTGCTTTATGAATTATTGAAGAAATTAGATGAGGAATTAAAGCATGAGGTCTCCCATTGGGCAGCATATTAT GAACACAGGATGCGACTAGGACAGAAAGCCATATTTCACCTCGAAG CTTTTGTGGCCAAGTTCATGAGCATCTATAAAGCTTTCCTTATTGAAACATTTGGGTGA